From a region of the Balaenoptera musculus isolate JJ_BM4_2016_0621 chromosome 15, mBalMus1.pri.v3, whole genome shotgun sequence genome:
- the LOC118881730 gene encoding vacuolar-sorting protein SNF8-like encodes MLGMGDFYYKLGVQIIDVCLALKHRNGGLITLEELHQQVLKGRGKFAQDVSQDNLIRAMKKLKALGTGLGNIPVGDTYLIQSVPAELNMDHIVVLQLEEKNGYVIVSDIKASLKWEMEQAQQGLEHLLKEGLAWLDLQAPGEAHYWLPALFTDLYSQEIIAEEAREAVP; translated from the coding sequence ATGCTAGGCATGGGAGACTTCTATTACAAGCTGGGTGTCCAGATTATCGACGTGTGCCTGGCCCTGAAGCACCGGAATGGAGGTCTGATAACTCTGGAGGAACTACATCAACAGGTGTTAAAAGGAAGGGGCAAATTCGCCCAGGATGTCAGCCAAGACAACCTGATAAGGGCCATGAAGAAACTAAAGGCACTTGGCACTGGCCTCGGCAACATCCCTGTGGGCGACACTTACCTCATTCAGTCTGTTCCAGCTGAGCTCAATATGGATCACATTGTGGTGCTGCagctggaagagaaaaatggCTACGTGATTGTCAGTGACATCAAAGCCAGTCTTAAATGGGAGATGGAGCAAGCGCAGCAAGGGCTGGAACACCTGCTGAAGGAAGGGCTGGCTTGGCTGGACCTGCAGGCCCCAGGGGAGGCCCACTACTGGCTGCCAGCTCTCTTCACTGACCTCTACTCCCAAGAGATTATAGCTGAGGAGGCCAGAGAAGCTGTCCCCTGA